From a single Nicotiana tomentosiformis chromosome 2, ASM39032v3, whole genome shotgun sequence genomic region:
- the LOC138904977 gene encoding uncharacterized protein has translation MFGETGDPKIHLRTYCDKLVGVGIDERIRMNLFIRSFTGEALSWYISQNSKKWINWVSMASDFMDRFRFNIENTPDVFYIQNLKKKLTETFHEYATRWRSEAAKVRLALEEEQMNKFFVRSQDPQYYKRLMVIENHKFSDIIKLGERIEKGIKSRMVTNFEALQATNKALQSGGISKKKEVWTVMVAQGPKSPLTYQTPPTT, from the coding sequence atgttcggcGAGACAGGTGATCCAAAGATACATCTAAGGACGTATTGCGACAAACTCGTAGGGGTTGGTAtcgatgaaagaatccgcatgaatCTGTTCATAAGGAGCTTCACTGGAGAAGCACTATcctggtacatcagtcaaaatTCAAAGAAGTGgattaattgggtaagcatggcttCAGATTTTATGGATCGTTTCAGATTCAACATAGAGAATACACCAGACGTCTTCTATATCCAGAATCTTAAGAAGAAGCTGACAGAAACTTTCCACGAGTATGCTACTAGGTGGAGATCAgaggctgcaaaagtaaggctagcattggaagaagaacaaatgaacaaattctttgtcaGGTCCCAGGATCCACAATATTATAagaggttgatggttattgaaaatcataaattctccgacatcatcaaattgggagaaagaatagaaaagGGAATCAAAAGCAGGATGGTAACAAATTTTGAGGCACTCCAGGCTACGAACAAAGCCTTGCAGTCAGGGGGTATATCTAAAAAGAAGGAAGTATGGactgtgatggtagcccaaggtccgaaatctcctctcacataccaaacacctccaacCACATAA